A part of Paenibacillus sp. IHBB 10380 genomic DNA contains:
- a CDS encoding IreB family regulatory phosphoprotein — MDSMDKTVKFNVTGDELEASSKEILLTVYDALVEKEYHPINQIVGYLLSGDPAYIPRHNNARSLIRKKERDELIEELVKFYLANHR; from the coding sequence ATGGATTCCATGGATAAGACGGTCAAATTTAATGTTACAGGCGATGAGTTGGAAGCTTCCTCGAAAGAGATCCTTCTAACGGTATATGATGCGTTGGTGGAGAAGGAGTATCATCCTATCAACCAAATTGTCGGATATCTTTTATCTGGTGATCCTGCCTATATACCTCGCCATAACAATGCAAGAAGCCTGATCAGAAAAAAAGAACGTGATGAGTTGATTGAAGAACTAGTTAAGTTTTATTTAGCCAATCACCGTTAG
- the alaS gene encoding alanine--tRNA ligase has product MKASEIRSKWLEFFTEKGHKIEPSASLVPHNDPSLLWINAGMAPLKSYFDGRVKPDNPRIANSQKCIRTNDIENVGKTRRHHTFFEMLGNFSIGDYFKEEVITWAWEFLTDKKWIGFDPNKLYVTVFPEDEEAYKYWHENIGLPEDHIVKLEDNFWDIGEGPCGPCTEIFYDRGDAYGKLDSSDPEMYPGGENERFLEVWNLVFSQFNHNKDGSYTPLPNKNIDTGAGLERLASILQNVESNFDTDLFMPLIERTAKLAGVTYKDSVETDIALKVIADHVRTVSFAVADGVLPSNEGRGYVIRRLLRRAVRYGKMMGLSRPFMYTLAETVGDVMGVYYPEVVEKREFIAKVIFTEEERFHETLSDGLAILEDISSQALKQGIKVINGNDAFKLYDTYGFPFDLTEDYAAEHGLTVDREGFDTAMQEQRTRARAARHEGDSMKVQGGVLSDFTIKSEFVGYNDCVTEAQIMAIIVNDQLVDTASEGVMCQVVLDKTPFYAESGGQISDQGLLHGISVVAKVEGLFKAPQGQHVHHVQVESGELKVGEKVKAEVDRTKRADIVKNHTATHLLHKALKEVLGDHVNQAGSLVETQRLRFDFSHFGSITPEELITIEQRVNEQIWNSLDVNIEYKPIDEAKSLGAMALFGEKYGDIVRVVQVGDYSLELCGGCHVDNTSQIGIFKLVSESGIGSGVRRIEAVTSRSAYQFMEGQLDVLKQSAELLKSNLLDVPKRIDALHQQVKEMNRDNESLQSKLSIIEAGKLSDQVISVGGVDLLAVRVQASSVDALRSLADELKGKLPNALLVLGAAMEDKVNFIVAVPQDLVKSGLHAGKLVKEIAAVCGGGGGGRPDMAQAGGKDASKLDEALELAKELVASK; this is encoded by the coding sequence ATGAAAGCAAGTGAGATTCGTTCTAAATGGTTGGAATTTTTTACTGAAAAAGGACATAAAATCGAGCCGAGTGCTTCGCTCGTACCTCATAATGATCCATCACTTCTATGGATTAATGCTGGGATGGCTCCACTTAAGTCTTACTTTGATGGACGCGTAAAGCCTGACAATCCACGTATTGCTAATTCGCAAAAATGTATACGGACGAACGATATTGAGAATGTTGGAAAGACGCGTAGACATCATACATTTTTTGAAATGCTGGGTAACTTCTCTATTGGAGATTATTTCAAGGAGGAAGTGATTACTTGGGCATGGGAGTTCCTTACAGATAAGAAATGGATTGGCTTCGACCCTAACAAACTATATGTCACTGTATTTCCTGAGGATGAGGAAGCGTATAAATATTGGCATGAGAACATTGGACTTCCTGAAGATCATATCGTGAAGCTGGAAGATAACTTCTGGGATATCGGTGAGGGTCCTTGTGGTCCGTGTACGGAAATCTTTTATGATCGTGGTGATGCTTATGGGAAATTGGATTCTTCCGATCCTGAAATGTATCCGGGTGGAGAGAATGAGCGTTTCTTAGAAGTATGGAATCTTGTGTTCTCTCAATTTAATCACAATAAAGATGGAAGTTATACGCCACTTCCTAATAAAAATATTGATACCGGTGCAGGTCTAGAGAGATTGGCTTCTATTCTACAAAATGTAGAATCCAACTTTGACACAGATCTGTTCATGCCACTCATTGAACGTACTGCGAAGTTAGCAGGCGTGACTTATAAAGACAGTGTAGAGACGGATATTGCTTTAAAAGTCATTGCGGATCATGTTCGTACGGTTTCTTTTGCTGTAGCTGATGGAGTGCTTCCTTCTAATGAAGGACGCGGATATGTTATTCGCCGTTTACTTCGCCGGGCTGTTCGTTACGGGAAGATGATGGGGCTTAGTCGTCCGTTTATGTACACTCTGGCGGAAACGGTTGGAGACGTTATGGGTGTTTACTACCCAGAAGTTGTTGAGAAACGTGAGTTTATTGCTAAGGTTATTTTCACAGAAGAAGAGCGGTTCCATGAGACACTCTCTGATGGTCTGGCTATTCTAGAAGACATTAGTAGCCAAGCCCTTAAACAAGGTATTAAAGTGATTAATGGTAACGATGCTTTTAAATTATATGACACTTATGGTTTCCCATTTGATTTGACTGAAGACTATGCTGCAGAGCATGGCTTAACGGTAGATCGTGAAGGATTCGACACAGCCATGCAGGAGCAGCGTACACGTGCCCGTGCTGCACGGCATGAGGGAGACAGTATGAAGGTCCAAGGTGGCGTTCTTTCTGACTTTACGATTAAAAGTGAATTTGTTGGATATAATGATTGCGTAACCGAGGCACAAATTATGGCGATCATCGTCAATGATCAGTTGGTTGATACTGCAAGCGAAGGGGTAATGTGCCAAGTTGTACTCGACAAGACACCATTCTATGCGGAAAGCGGCGGACAGATTAGTGATCAGGGCTTGCTACACGGCATTAGCGTTGTAGCTAAAGTTGAAGGTCTATTCAAGGCTCCCCAAGGACAACATGTTCATCATGTACAAGTAGAGTCTGGAGAGCTGAAAGTTGGCGAGAAAGTTAAAGCGGAAGTAGATCGTACTAAACGTGCAGATATCGTGAAGAATCATACGGCTACGCATTTACTGCACAAAGCGTTAAAAGAAGTGCTTGGAGATCATGTGAATCAAGCGGGATCGCTTGTAGAAACACAACGTCTACGGTTCGATTTCTCTCATTTCGGTAGTATCACGCCAGAAGAGCTGATTACGATAGAGCAACGCGTGAACGAACAGATATGGAATAGCCTAGATGTTAATATCGAATACAAGCCTATTGATGAAGCTAAGTCACTTGGAGCTATGGCTTTGTTCGGAGAGAAGTATGGCGATATCGTACGTGTCGTACAGGTTGGAGATTACAGTCTGGAGTTATGTGGAGGTTGTCATGTCGATAATACTTCTCAGATTGGTATCTTTAAATTGGTGAGTGAAAGTGGTATTGGATCAGGAGTTCGTCGTATTGAAGCTGTTACAAGCCGTTCTGCGTATCAGTTCATGGAAGGACAGCTTGATGTATTGAAGCAATCAGCAGAATTACTTAAATCTAACCTATTGGATGTTCCGAAACGTATTGATGCATTACATCAGCAAGTTAAGGAAATGAATAGAGACAATGAATCATTACAAAGTAAATTAAGTATTATAGAAGCTGGTAAACTGAGTGATCAAGTTATATCCGTAGGGGGAGTTGATTTGTTAGCTGTTCGCGTTCAAGCGAGTAGTGTAGACGCTCTTCGTTCACTGGCTGATGAACTAAAGGGGAAACTTCCTAATGCTTTATTGGTGTTGGGAGCTGCTATGGAAGATAAAGTGAACTTTATCGTAGCGGTACCGCAAGATCTAGTGAAATCCGGTCTTCATGCGGGTAAATTGGTCAAAGAAATCGCTGCTGTATGTGGTGGCGGTGGCGGTGGTCGTCCAGACATGGCACAAGCTGGCGGTAAGGACGCAAGCAAGCTGGATGAAGCATTGGAATTGGCAAAAGAGCTTGTGGCAAGCAAGTAA
- a CDS encoding methyl-accepting chemotaxis protein: protein MGISPKKEIKKDKVQDKVKKVRGAIKDTYKNPGGVKRVFKSVRQVKKFNPSKSVGVKLFLIFFIAIISFVLLVGILSYSKAKGVIEKNAANANEQTLIQTADKLELIFNQFEESSLQIFFDNDMQDLLNQLSGNNSDYDLFVLNDKIEKKLVNLSNGNESIKGLFIVPPDEKQRPFSTGSISTKLETVRSQEWYEKLKEKNVSSWFPSEVSEDGTSYVKLARTFKSIRGNSKPFVIVLEIKVNVLMQQLKNVDLGEGSRLELNSKEGIVVASNKEGLAATQTTFTFMNGQEEPSNSLTTTDEKGNEILAVYSTLDKTGWQLIGTVPTTELVKDARSILILTIWSAVAVAVIALFIGLWLVRMIARPLSDLKNLMIEGSKGNLKVRSGHVSKDEIGELSGSFNTMMEQITNLVHQTNNTALEVLHTAEELSDASKKTAISAKEIAVATEEIANGASSLATEAERGNELTDHISRQMVVVVEANGDMGKAARHVESSSQNGTKQLSNLLDSTHQTEDMTRSLMHKVDGLKETTLSVNKVLEVLQNITKQTNILSLNATIEAARAGAAGRGFMVVADEIRQLAEQSKNSIEMVGDITDRIMMEMNETVKALSDAYPLFQHQMSVVQETNEIFVSVEGQMGDFIKQLDSVTQSIDGLNNSQSILADAMSNVSAVAEESSATSEEVASLSNEQQSIGEQLVQLSAKLEKVSNELKSTLSYFTM from the coding sequence ATGGGAATAAGTCCGAAGAAGGAAATAAAGAAAGATAAAGTACAGGATAAAGTAAAGAAAGTTAGGGGGGCAATAAAGGATACTTATAAAAATCCAGGTGGAGTCAAAAGGGTGTTCAAATCAGTAAGACAGGTAAAGAAATTTAATCCATCTAAGTCGGTTGGGGTTAAGTTATTTTTGATTTTCTTTATTGCTATTATATCTTTTGTACTATTGGTAGGTATTCTTTCTTACTCAAAAGCAAAGGGAGTCATTGAGAAGAATGCGGCTAATGCCAATGAACAGACTTTAATTCAAACTGCTGATAAACTAGAACTTATATTTAATCAATTTGAAGAAAGTTCATTACAAATATTTTTTGATAATGATATGCAGGATTTACTAAATCAATTATCAGGAAACAATTCTGATTATGATTTGTTTGTATTGAATGATAAAATTGAAAAGAAATTAGTGAATCTAAGTAATGGTAATGAGTCTATTAAAGGTTTATTTATTGTACCTCCAGATGAAAAGCAGAGACCTTTCTCAACAGGGAGCATAAGCACGAAATTGGAGACAGTTCGTAGTCAAGAATGGTATGAAAAGTTAAAAGAAAAGAATGTCTCTTCCTGGTTTCCTTCAGAAGTGTCTGAAGACGGAACAAGCTATGTAAAACTAGCACGTACATTCAAAAGTATAAGAGGTAACTCTAAACCATTCGTTATCGTATTAGAGATTAAAGTGAATGTATTGATGCAACAATTAAAGAATGTTGATTTGGGTGAGGGGAGTAGGTTAGAGCTCAACTCCAAAGAGGGAATCGTTGTAGCATCCAATAAAGAAGGTTTGGCAGCTACCCAAACGACATTTACTTTTATGAATGGACAAGAAGAACCGTCGAATAGTCTAACAACTACTGATGAAAAAGGCAACGAAATTCTAGCGGTTTACAGCACGCTGGATAAAACAGGTTGGCAGCTTATTGGCACAGTTCCTACTACTGAATTGGTGAAGGATGCTAGATCTATCTTAATCCTTACAATTTGGTCTGCCGTTGCAGTTGCTGTCATTGCCCTTTTCATTGGATTGTGGTTAGTACGTATGATTGCACGTCCTTTAAGTGATTTGAAGAATTTAATGATTGAAGGTTCGAAGGGGAATCTCAAGGTTCGTTCTGGGCATGTGTCTAAAGATGAAATCGGGGAGCTCTCTGGCAGCTTCAATACGATGATGGAGCAGATAACAAATCTTGTACATCAGACGAATAATACGGCTCTGGAGGTTCTTCATACTGCGGAGGAGCTATCAGATGCATCTAAGAAAACAGCTATTTCAGCCAAAGAGATCGCTGTTGCTACTGAAGAAATAGCTAACGGTGCTAGTAGCTTGGCTACAGAAGCAGAACGAGGTAATGAACTTACAGATCATATATCGCGTCAAATGGTAGTTGTTGTTGAAGCCAATGGAGATATGGGTAAGGCAGCACGTCATGTTGAAAGTTCTAGTCAGAATGGTACTAAACAATTGAGTAACTTACTTGATTCAACACATCAGACTGAAGATATGACGCGTTCATTGATGCATAAGGTGGATGGACTCAAGGAAACGACCCTTTCGGTTAATAAAGTACTTGAAGTACTACAAAATATTACGAAGCAGACGAACATTCTTTCATTGAATGCGACCATCGAAGCAGCACGTGCTGGAGCTGCAGGTAGAGGGTTCATGGTTGTTGCTGATGAAATTCGGCAATTAGCAGAGCAATCAAAAAATTCTATCGAGATGGTTGGCGATATTACAGATCGGATTATGATGGAGATGAATGAAACGGTTAAGGCATTATCTGATGCTTATCCTCTGTTCCAGCATCAAATGAGCGTTGTACAGGAAACCAATGAAATATTCGTATCGGTTGAGGGGCAAATGGGAGACTTTATTAAACAATTGGACTCGGTAACTCAATCTATTGATGGATTAAACAATTCACAATCAATCTTAGCAGATGCAATGAGCAACGTAAGTGCAGTAGCAGAGGAGTCTTCGGCTACTTCAGAGGAAGTTGCATCATTAAGTAATGAACAACAAAGTATTGGTGAGCAATTGGTTCAGTTGTCAGCCAAACTAGAGAAAGTATCCAATGAATTAAAAAGTACATTATCTTACTTCACAATGTAG
- the ruvX gene encoding Holliday junction resolvase RuvX, translating into MRIMGLDYGDRRIGVAVSDAFGWTAQGLEVIERRREGAEFDRIAEIVREHEVSEIVVGLPKNMDGTVGFRGQICIDFADKLKELLSLPIYLRDERLTTVSAEKTLIEADVSRKKRKKVVDMMAASLILQNYLDSKSIR; encoded by the coding sequence ATGAGAATCATGGGATTGGATTATGGGGATCGCAGAATCGGTGTAGCAGTCAGCGATGCATTTGGCTGGACTGCTCAAGGGCTTGAAGTCATTGAACGCCGTCGTGAAGGGGCTGAGTTTGACCGGATTGCGGAAATAGTTCGTGAGCACGAGGTTTCTGAAATTGTGGTTGGTTTGCCCAAAAATATGGACGGTACCGTAGGTTTCCGGGGCCAAATATGCATTGATTTCGCAGATAAGCTGAAAGAATTATTGTCACTTCCCATTTATTTACGTGATGAGAGGTTGACAACCGTGTCTGCAGAGAAAACACTGATTGAAGCTGATGTCAGCCGGAAGAAGCGCAAAAAAGTCGTGGATATGATGGCCGCAAGTTTGATTTTGCAAAACTATTTAGATTCTAAGAGTATAAGGTGA
- a CDS encoding DUF1292 domain-containing protein: MSDFSVHQAAWTNRLKEIFGPTVELEDEDGTTSVYDLTAEFVVGDQSYAVLQSVDDKSEEYDILKVVTSAEGNLELVTIDDDEEWENIAELYDEMTFPQDEI; this comes from the coding sequence ATGAGTGATTTTTCTGTGCATCAAGCTGCATGGACCAATCGTCTGAAAGAAATATTTGGACCTACTGTAGAACTTGAAGACGAGGACGGAACAACTTCTGTTTACGATCTAACGGCTGAGTTTGTAGTAGGAGATCAAAGTTATGCTGTATTGCAAAGCGTGGATGATAAGAGTGAGGAATATGACATTCTTAAAGTGGTGACTTCTGCAGAAGGCAACTTAGAGCTGGTTACGATTGATGATGATGAGGAATGGGAGAACATTGCTGAGTTATACGATGAGATGACCTTCCCACAAGACGAGATCTAG
- the mltG gene encoding endolytic transglycosylase MltG: protein MKARTKIIRFLFLLLVLIIGGAAFYVWNGIQPVSESNDPVTFTIERGMGTAEIAELLEDKQLIKNELIFKGYLKYTSQGSRFQAGTYSAKPGTTMDELIAMLNEGNVLKEEMIRFTIPEGYTIEQVTDKLSTEGFVNKETFLKLVNDSSSVKSSLVANIPNNTGIKHALEGYLFPETYELKKGSTEADIIDTMTSLLQQKLDSIDNLEQKLKDRGLHVHELLTIASLVEREVVAEKERSLVAGVIYNRLDIGQKLEIDATVQYSLDQPKERLLFKDLKVDSPYNTYLVEGLPPGPICNPSLASIKAALSPESTPYLFYVTKKDGSQEHLFAKTYKEHLMNIEKSNSKSQ from the coding sequence TTGAAGGCTAGAACCAAAATCATTAGATTTCTGTTTTTGCTGCTAGTCTTGATCATTGGTGGCGCTGCGTTTTATGTATGGAATGGTATACAGCCGGTTTCAGAATCTAATGACCCTGTTACGTTTACGATTGAGCGCGGGATGGGCACAGCAGAGATTGCAGAACTGTTAGAAGACAAACAATTGATTAAGAATGAACTTATCTTTAAGGGGTATTTGAAATATACAAGTCAAGGAAGTCGCTTCCAAGCGGGAACCTACTCGGCTAAACCAGGGACGACGATGGATGAGTTGATTGCTATGCTTAACGAGGGGAATGTTCTTAAGGAAGAAATGATCCGCTTTACAATACCTGAAGGCTATACCATTGAACAGGTGACTGATAAATTAAGCACAGAAGGATTTGTCAATAAGGAAACCTTTCTGAAGCTAGTTAACGACTCATCGAGTGTTAAGAGCTCATTAGTAGCCAACATACCCAACAATACTGGCATTAAGCATGCATTAGAAGGCTATCTTTTCCCTGAAACCTATGAATTAAAAAAAGGAAGCACGGAAGCTGACATTATTGATACGATGACGTCACTGTTACAGCAGAAACTGGATAGTATTGATAATTTGGAACAAAAGTTGAAGGATCGTGGACTTCATGTGCACGAATTGTTGACGATAGCTTCTTTAGTGGAACGTGAGGTTGTCGCAGAGAAGGAGCGTTCATTGGTAGCGGGTGTTATATATAATCGCTTGGATATTGGACAAAAATTAGAAATTGATGCAACTGTGCAATATTCATTGGATCAGCCTAAGGAACGTCTCTTATTTAAAGATCTAAAAGTGGATAGCCCGTATAACACTTATTTGGTGGAAGGTCTCCCACCAGGACCGATATGTAACCCCAGTCTTGCTTCAATAAAGGCTGCTTTGAGTCCAGAGTCTACACCTTACTTGTTCTATGTAACGAAGAAAGATGGATCACAAGAGCATTTATTTGCTAAGACATATAAGGAACATTTAATGAATATTGAAAAAAGTAATAGTAAATCACAATAA
- a CDS encoding DUF1292 domain-containing protein: MANDNMSLEEEPEIIYIPDDEGNEEEFEVIMKFEVDGSDSKYMMVVPVDSEDEETDEVYAFRYVEDGDDLQLFMIDNDEEWAIVEETFNTLVAEIDGE; the protein is encoded by the coding sequence ATGGCTAATGATAATATGAGTTTAGAAGAAGAACCGGAAATTATTTATATTCCAGATGATGAAGGCAATGAAGAAGAGTTTGAGGTCATCATGAAATTTGAAGTGGATGGTTCTGATAGTAAGTATATGATGGTTGTACCAGTGGACTCAGAAGATGAAGAAACGGATGAGGTCTATGCATTTAGATATGTAGAAGACGGTGACGATCTTCAGTTGTTTATGATTGATAATGATGAAGAATGGGCTATTGTTGAGGAAACGTTCAACACGCTTGTTGCTGAAATCGACGGAGAATAA
- a CDS encoding peptidase U32 family protein, with protein sequence MNKKPELLVTAGSVEESNVMMDAGADALLIGQDKFGMRLSGDFSMDDIRETVQLGHARNVRIVVSLHNLMTNDILSLLPDYVKALGEAGVDAVEFNDPAVILAVRTHAPSVKLHWNAEMTSTNYATANYWGRKGASRVVLARELSMDEIISMKNELQIESQVQVHGMTNIYHSKRHLVESYMSHQGRPVLDGNLSKERGLFLIEAERAEERYPIYEDVNGTHIMSSDDICILEDLHLLIESGVNSFKVEGLLKPLVYNEMVVKSYRQAIDTYVADPLNYVYQEQWMDNIRNVQDHNRELSFGFFYKEQVY encoded by the coding sequence ATGAATAAAAAACCTGAGCTTTTAGTAACTGCAGGTTCTGTTGAAGAATCCAATGTTATGATGGATGCTGGTGCTGACGCGCTTTTAATCGGACAAGATAAGTTCGGTATGAGATTGTCTGGAGATTTCTCCATGGATGATATTCGAGAGACTGTCCAATTAGGACATGCCCGTAATGTTAGAATCGTTGTGAGTCTTCATAATTTAATGACGAATGATATATTGAGTCTTCTACCGGATTATGTGAAAGCGCTAGGTGAAGCGGGTGTTGATGCAGTCGAGTTTAATGATCCTGCTGTCATACTTGCGGTCAGAACGCATGCTCCTTCGGTGAAGCTGCATTGGAATGCAGAAATGACATCTACCAACTACGCAACGGCGAATTATTGGGGTAGAAAAGGTGCATCGCGTGTCGTATTGGCTAGAGAGCTTAGTATGGACGAGATTATCAGCATGAAGAATGAGCTTCAGATTGAGTCACAGGTTCAGGTACATGGGATGACAAATATTTATCATTCAAAAAGACATTTAGTGGAGAGTTATATGTCCCATCAGGGTCGTCCGGTGCTAGATGGTAACCTGAGTAAGGAAAGAGGCCTGTTTTTGATCGAAGCAGAGCGTGCTGAAGAGAGATATCCAATCTATGAAGATGTAAACGGAACACATATTATGAGTTCTGACGATATTTGTATATTAGAAGATTTACATCTACTTATTGAAAGTGGTGTGAACAGTTTTAAGGTGGAAGGACTACTCAAACCTCTTGTTTACAATGAGATGGTAGTGAAATCTTATCGCCAAGCGATCGATACTTATGTAGCTGATCCTTTAAATTATGTGTACCAGGAACAATGGATGGACAACATTCGAAATGTACAGGATCATAACCGTGAGCTATCATTCGGCTTCTTTTATAAAGAACAGGTATATTAA
- a CDS encoding peptidase U32 family protein, with the protein MKVMNEKPKHIGKRYRLDKPELLAPAGNLEKLKFAVHYGADAVYIGGQKYGLRSNADNFSFEEMREGVEFAKKYGAKVIVATNIYTHNEDLEGIEEYLRNLHKAGISAIIVADPSIIEIAQRAVPEIEVHLSTQQSTMNWQAVQFWKEEGLPRVVLGREASLQEIAEIKQHVDIEIEAFVHGAMCSSFSGRCVLSNHFTDRDSNRGGCCQSCRWKYDLFEGSPSEENWVSEEDFHEGIVTPPTKVGITEIPLFQPEDNAFSMGSKDLCMLGSIPDLIEVGIDSFKIEGRMKSLHYVATVVNVYRQAIDSYFADPENYVLKPEWVDEINKAANRPLNTGFFYDTPDHEDHIYEPEEKGSPYDFAGLVLEYDAEKGTAVIQQRNHFKKGQEIEFFGPNGTFFKQNVETIWDEKGNELDAARHALQKVVMKVDQPVKYFDMMRKKN; encoded by the coding sequence ATGAAGGTCATGAATGAGAAACCCAAGCATATCGGTAAAAGATATCGTCTGGATAAACCCGAGTTATTAGCACCCGCTGGAAATTTGGAAAAATTGAAATTTGCAGTACATTATGGTGCAGATGCTGTCTATATTGGGGGGCAAAAATACGGTTTGCGTTCTAACGCAGATAATTTCAGTTTCGAGGAAATGCGTGAAGGTGTAGAATTTGCTAAAAAATACGGAGCTAAAGTCATTGTAGCTACAAATATTTATACTCATAATGAGGATCTAGAAGGTATAGAGGAGTATTTAAGAAATTTACACAAAGCTGGAATTTCAGCAATTATTGTCGCCGATCCCTCTATTATTGAAATTGCACAGCGGGCGGTTCCAGAAATAGAAGTTCACCTAAGTACGCAACAATCGACAATGAATTGGCAGGCGGTTCAGTTCTGGAAGGAAGAGGGACTACCTCGTGTTGTACTAGGCCGTGAGGCTAGCCTACAGGAAATCGCTGAGATCAAACAGCATGTTGATATCGAGATTGAAGCCTTTGTACATGGAGCGATGTGTTCCTCCTTCTCTGGACGTTGTGTACTCTCTAATCATTTCACGGATAGAGATTCAAATCGTGGGGGTTGTTGTCAATCCTGTCGTTGGAAATATGACTTATTTGAAGGGTCCCCTTCAGAAGAAAATTGGGTTTCAGAAGAGGATTTTCATGAAGGTATAGTTACGCCTCCAACTAAGGTAGGAATCACAGAAATTCCATTATTTCAGCCAGAGGATAACGCCTTTTCAATGGGATCTAAAGACCTATGTATGCTGGGCAGCATCCCTGATTTGATCGAAGTAGGGATTGATAGCTTCAAAATTGAGGGGCGTATGAAATCGTTACATTATGTAGCCACGGTTGTAAATGTGTATCGACAAGCGATTGATTCTTATTTCGCTGACCCAGAAAATTATGTGCTTAAGCCAGAATGGGTTGATGAGATCAATAAGGCGGCAAACCGACCTCTTAATACAGGTTTCTTTTATGACACACCGGACCATGAAGATCATATTTATGAACCCGAAGAGAAGGGGAGTCCATATGATTTTGCTGGCTTGGTATTAGAATATGATGCTGAGAAGGGAACCGCTGTTATTCAGCAACGGAATCATTTCAAGAAGGGTCAAGAAATTGAGTTTTTTGGGCCTAACGGAACCTTTTTTAAACAAAATGTCGAAACTATATGGGATGAAAAGGGTAATGAATTAGATGCAGCAAGGCATGCATTACAGAAGGTTGTGATGAAAGTCGATCAGCCTGTAAAATACTTTGATATGATGCGAAAAAAGAATTAA